Below is a window of Narcine bancroftii isolate sNarBan1 chromosome 13, sNarBan1.hap1, whole genome shotgun sequence DNA.
GCCTGCTCACTGGGGGCCACGTGCTGCCTGCTCACTGGGGGCCACGTGCTGCCTGCTCACTGGGGGCCACGTGCTGCCTGCTCACTGGGGGCCACGTGCTGCCTGCTCACTGGGGGCCACGTGCTGCCTGCTCACTGGGGGCCACGTGCTGCCTGCTCACTGGGGGCCCGGGGGTGGGTGCTGCCTGCTCACTGGGGGCCCGGGGGTGGGTGCTGCCTGCTCACTGGGGGCCCGGGGGTGGGTGCTGCCTGCTCACTGGGGGCCCGGGGGTGGGTGCTGCCTGCTCACTGGGGGCCCGGGGGTGGGTGCTGCCTGCTCACTGGGGGCCCGGGGGTGGGTGCTGCCTGCTCACTGGGGGCCCGGGGGTGGGTGCTGCCTGCTCACTGGGGGCCCGGGGGTGGGTGCTGCCTGCTCACTGGGGGCCCGGGGGTGGGTGCTGCCTGCTCACTGGGGGCCCGGGGGTGGGTGCTCCCTGCTCACTGGGGGCCCGGGGGTGGGTGCTGCCTGCTCACTGGATGGCATGGGTGGGTGCTGCCTGCTCACTGGATGGCATGGGTGGGTGCTGCCTGTTCACGATGGCATGGGTGGGTGCTGCCTGCTCACTGGATGGCATGGGTGGGTGCTGTCTGCTCACTGGATGCTCCCTGTTCACTGGGCACCATGGGTGGGTGTTAACCACTTGTGTCTTCTGTGGCAGAAATTTCTTAGACCCACAATGGCCTCGTCAGACACCAGCTAAAAGCTGAAGGAGAGTCATTGAGGGACCAGTTATGAAGGTGGTGCCTGCCTTCTGGGACCTGTGAGGAGGGGCTGCTGTGAGGAGCAGGAAGGGTCCAAGACATCAACATTTGAAGTCAGATTTTTGAGAATATTTTTAAAGGATGGTTTCCCATCATTTGTACCACCCAATTCCCCTGATTCGTTTCTTGTCTTGGGTCCTCACGAACTTGGAATAAGCTCATAAAGATTAAGAATAATCTTAAATCTTAGAACGTTGAACACTactgcatagtacaggcccttgatgttgtggcaAACCAAAAAAACCTGGAACTGTTCCTACCTCAAAacctctcttaaatgcccctattgattTAGCCTATACCTCCACCCTGCCAAGTTAACATACCAGAACACAGTAACCATAGGCTGCCCATAAACAGCACCATCAGATGCACTAGTTGTTGGAGCACTTTGTTGCTGTCTTTACAGAGCAAAGTTTAATTTTAAATAGAAATGGATACAAACGGGagcattatcagatttatgtcgtgttttttttctcccccccccccccgtaaccATTGACAGTTTTATTGCCTTTGCTCTGACGACTATTGAGAATTCTTCCTGGGTTTTACACCCGCTGTATGCTGGACCATGGCGTTGAAAACAGATGCAAGCCTGCTATCAGCTGAAGTGCAGGAAGAGGATACACTGTATGAACAACTGCTACTCCAGGTAGGCAAGATCACCCACTGCGTATCTGAAGTGGCAGCGTTTGGGCTTGTACCACAAACTTAATTTGCTCATGGGTGCTGGATTGTatggattttcaatatttttccaaTTAATACTCCACCTACTTTTAATTCGCTCAGTTATTCCACAGTAATATATATTTTCTGATaaatttgtttattgtcatgaacatgtaatTATTGTcttatggcagcatcacagtgcaagcattgatataaaccatataaaataaataaaagttgtgcaaggaaaagaaaaaagacaaagtaaggtaatgtctatggttcattcagaaaccattttttttttaaattattcatatGCACAGATGGCCGTAAGTTGCATAGGTGGTAAGTCGGGGAATAGCTGTAGAGGGAATGTAGAGGTTGGTCAAACCtgagttgttttctttggagcatcagaggctgggggagaccaattttagtattgattatttttttttgttgttgttagaattgttttagattaagttttatctcttttttttgtaagtgggtgttttttttcatatataatattgtcaattttattaactctattttggggggggagggttggactaattttaagttagactattaatattgtgttacaattaatgggggggattatgttgtgtagttttctgatgtaatattgtaatcataccttttaaattctttttttctatttttatttaaatgtaattctttattgtattcatgttataaaattttaaataaagtctttaaaaaaaaaaaagaggctggggagacctgatagaagtttataaaataatgagatgcGTTGATATCCCAGGGTATGAGAGGGCATGTGCTTCAGGTGAAAGAGGgcaagtttaaaggagatatgagaagaagttgggttttttttacagTGTTAGATTCCTTGAATGGACTGCCAagagtagtggtagaagcagataccaTGTGGAATTTAGGAGGCTCTTGGATAGAATATTCAGGGACAGAGGTATATATATCTCGTACAGGAAGAAGAGTTTTGGTTGGACTTGGGCATCGTGTTCACGTGTGCTGTACTGCTATATTTTTCTGTAAAATGTTTCTGGAGAGGAAATTACATGTGTTGAaatgaaagggggggggaggtatTTTATGCAATTCTAAAAGCAGACCAACCTTTGTATTAATTCCTACATCGTATCTTGATGAAAGGtttaagcccaaaatattggttttgtatctttatcttcgctttataaactattttgtttgacctgctgagtttctagtgttcttgtgtttttacttcagccgcgGTGTCTTTATGTTTTACTTTGTACTGATGTCTGTGTTCCTCATTTAATTAAAAATCTTGTGTTTTAATTATTTGCTAAATTGCACTTGTTCATTCCCCTCTAGGCTGAAAAAGAGATGCGAAGCAAATTTCCAACACCCCAAGAATCTAAACAGATCAGACCACAGCCAGGTCAGGATCATAATAAAAAATTGCAGAAGTAATGTGTATTGTCTCTTTACTTCTCTACTGATCTAATAGGTTAATCAGGGTTAATACTCTCACCTCTGTGACAGATGATTGCAGCGATGGGCATAAAGATGTCTTGCTTCATGTCTTGTGTGAAAATAAAGATCACGCCGGACCATCCAAAAAAAGTGCAGGGGAtgtcctggccaatatttatcagAAAACAACTCAAAATCAATTTTTCATTAAACTCCGAGAATTTGGCACCGTCAGATTTTCTGGATGTGAATCATAATTGCGACGAGACCACCAACACACTTTTAATTCATGTTTTTCCTGTTGTATTATAAATTTCATAATTGAACCAGCTAAATTTAAATGGAGCTCAGAGGAACAGACTCCTGGTTAGTTTAAAGGGAGCTCAGGAAACAgagctccaaacaggaagtactGGAATTGAGGCTCTGGTGAGGTGAAGCGAGCAAAAGAATCAGGACCTAATCATTCTCCATACAGTCCTGTGGCTAGTTATATGTTCCACCTTCAACATGTACAATGTTTATTATTATCTCCTAATTTTTACATAGTAAAAGAACTAACAGATAAACTTTGGGCAGTGTTTGATATCGTGACCCTTAGAGCAAGTGACAAAAGCTTCATGAATGAGGCAGGTTTAGAAGAGAAAGGTTTTGGGAGAAAATTCCAGGGTTTGGAATTGTCAGCTGAAGACATGTTGGCCAGAGGTTGAGAGAAGGTGGCTTGCACGGATGATAAAtgtatttgcaaaaatatttCACCCTTTCCACAGGCTTCTGTGTGAAAACCAGGACAAAAAGCAACGAGAAGGTTTTTGTAAATGTTTGCAAATCCGATCAAATCCCACCTCCACCAGATCTCTCCGAGGAGGACCTAGTGACCCTGCTGGAATCAGAAGATCCTTCAGGATATAGGATTCCCATGAGCCTCGGTGAACCTCATGCCGAAGTTGACAACAGTAAGTACTTGTGGAACACTAGACAGAAGATTTtattcaaaaagtttgcttcctgaaaaaaaaaaattggggattatgatagacaacttcaagctgaacgcaaatattatttcagatttgctgtatcacataggaagttagaaaaacattaaattaactttaattgaatttagcctgtttaaactCAATGATGCTGACGgattgtgttagttcaacagaactaaaatgttttgctgctgattttcatttgtactcagcatctgatgcctctcaggtcagtgtccaacaagtcgcccagcactgatggattccaattgccttgATACTTCTTTTTCATGGtcgcagtgtcctggtgaaacctttcaccgtgttcgtcactgacggcaccaggatcagcagggaagacgtccaagtgcgaatacagaaaatgaattttcaatggcatgttgctcatcatggttttgtatgcttgtagtagacttaaaatatcagGACATCAAAAGAATTGGGCATATCTTAAAATAAAAGATATGTGATTGGAGAATGTCAAGGTGATTTTTGAGATCATCTGCCCAAAATCCTTAAAATATACTCATAAGTGTTCGGGAAGCAAAATCCTCTTTGTCCAGTATAATTTGATGTTATGTAAACTAACCACTGCGTTCAGGAACTTGCAGGGTAAGGCTGTTCAGTATGGAAGCCACTGTCAGCTTAAGGAGTCCCAGAGTCACCACTTGGTTTGTGCTGGGTTCAATGTCACCTTCAGGCAAGACAAGACTGAAATTGGAGAGTGATGCTTCAATGCCTCGGTGGTCAGCCTTGCATGGTGAGCCTATCTGGCCAAGATGCCAGAGGGCATCTGAGGGTAGAGGAAAGTGCCAGTGTAGATCAGGGAAAGGAGGATAATTATTAGATTGGAAACAACTTTGTGATTTAAACTCATTCTACTTTGCAGGTGGTAATGGATGTACTGCATATGACCTAGTCATCAATTCTAAGTTTTACAACAAAATCCAGGTAAGGTATGATGATACACATTGATGTGTATGACGTCAGTGCTTGAAGTGCTACTGATGGGTGGGTAATGACTATCCCATTAAAAGAACAGCCCAGAGGTCAAAGTCCATCATGACCTTGAAAACCTACACATGGTTCAACACTATAGTTGAGAGACTATATGATAGAGCAGAAATAGgtgattcggcccatcgagtttgccctgctatttaatcatcTAGGACTTCTCATAACCTATGCTGCCTTAGCTAATCAggaacatatcaatctctgccttaaatacacccaatgtcccggcctccacaactgcctctggcaacaaattccatagatttaccaccctctggctgaagaaattccactgcatctctgttctaagtggaccccTTCAATAAGAAAGTTGTGAACCATCCTTtcgacatctactctgtccactaggttcaacattcaaaatgtttcaatgagatccgctctcattctcctaaattccattgaGTGCAGACCAAGAGCAAGAAAGATAACCCtatcatttccagaatcatccttgtgttagaaatagatgtaccttaacagaaattgctcgagacaaaaattgagaacaaagaacatttattacaacaacaatgcaaagttgggtgcttccccttaccctgggaatacacacatacattggggctcacccaacttttatacagtgaatttcagtatcagaataccctcccccttacattcttctgcccccggatgggtttggcattaggcaatccttcctgcctacatgcagtttcagtggacttggaggaccagggggtatcctgtcagtgtctttgtcattatccccattgtccttattcacaacccttgtccccattcacacctttccaacatatgcagagttcgctaatcatgtctagggtttactaattaaatatgcataacttgataaatcagtgtatggcttactaattatgtatgtagaacttggtacttctgtctagggctaggagacccttatcgcATCCAGACCTCAACTtcctattattccttacctctccttatcttattcatacggtgggctcaatgatcctgtcgaaaagactagaagattcttatcttacagaggctgactctgcttcctgcattctaattcccatacttagcctgttcatactggtttaatccatcactccacatgtctgcactcgtttccccatctttcatatttttatgtcaagtttcctcatctctcacacttgCAAATCTACTCTGAACCTTCTCCGATATCAGCATCCTCACTTaagagagcccaaaactgctcacaacactccaaatgaggtctcaccagtgcctcattaagcctcaacatcacatctctggtTGCGAGGTTTTTATTTTGACTGTAAAGTACACTGGGTATTGcatataaatgcaattttttaATATTGGGCAAGAAATTAAatatttgatacttttttaacagaATAATAAAATCTTCATGGAATTTTTTATGATTATCGGGTTTGAAGGATTAGAAAACAAATACAACTTGGAGCTTTCCCGAGGTACGTTTTATTTTCATATTGTTCTTAAGGTTTTAACTAATGGTCCTTGCTGGTCTAACCTTAAATGAGCCCTCATTTGGTGAGCCACAATCGACGTTCACCTGACTAACTTTCTGGAGGCACGTAAACAAAGTGTCATTATCATTCAGCCATTTTTCTTCTTTCCATGGGATGAATCTCATTCATAAAAGTTGAAACTGCATAGTATTTTTACATCCATACTTTGTGATTCATAGTGCAAGGCAAGGGTGCAGTGCTtctggcacctcatggggccGCTCCGGatgccccccctttcccccccccccccccaccgctcaagtcaagtcacctttatttattgttcataccatgcttgcatggtaaagatgagatagggtTTCTCCAAGACCACGATGCATATTTACTTaaaaatatgttagaatagaagttaaaaacGTTAAAATATGAAGACTTGTTCAGTAAAAGTTCACTGTACCCTATACCCAAAtcctctgggaattcaggagtctgatggcttgagggggaaaaaactgttgcccaatctggttTTAAGGGCCGGAGTGCTGCGGtaactcctaccagatggcagaagggacaacagtttacttgaggagtgtgtggagtccttcacagtgtttattgcctttcgcctgtatCGAGTATTGATGACGTCCTTCATgggaggaagagagcccccaatgatcttttccactgatttcactatcctctgcagggtcttgtggtctgaggaggtacagcttccaaaccaggtggtgatgcagttgctatTCTTTACATACCCTGTACAAGAATCCTGTTTCTTCCATAACCGGTTGTCCTCCTTCCTTGTCTTAGTCTTCACTCTCAATTATAAATGCCAAAtaaaacatggcagccaccatgtGGCTCACTAGACCTCCTTTccgctgtttttggtgagctctggtaCCTAAcatattagcactgcaccccggTACAAGGCATATGTATCATTCCATTTGGTTACTATATTTAAATTATATAGTAATACCCCCAGTATCCCAGAACaatgtggattggtagatgccagataactgtattttctggttgtttgaaatttactcttacaatgcctaactaatacacctgcattaagaataaacagtttaaaagacaaaaatattagacatacactgaacaaatttcacttgcatgtatatttaaagcattttattttattttcattcacatcctttgaaaacatttaaccatcactgcatctgcaggttcctctccctccacagatCCACCAGAAAAAcgaacaataatattatagataattaactccgacccccccccccccccgccccaaagtTTACTGATAAAGCTTCTGACCGGGGCAACTCTTACTCAGTAGGGATAAGGAggaactttaagagagtcaccccaagggTGAGTGGCATCaaacagctcttcatcctggatgacaccattgctgtttcacacaattttattcaaacagctgctatgaacaaagcccgaccaaggctctccactggctgaatatttgctcccatctttacctAAGGTTTACTTCCCAAAACAtttactttttcaattttaaacttgcataatttttaacctgttattttattcttattgatTTTAATGTTTTCTATTTACTTTTCtcaaattttttttgctggttccttgaggctgccggttgcttgaatcctggatatcaggggttttactagaCCAGCTTGGCATCAGTTGTTTTTGTACACTTGCAGGAATCTAAACTATATGCTGAAGCCAATGTGCTTTCCAGTCTCCATCAGACGGTAGGGAtcgttcatgtagaaagaaataaaacaaattatcaattaccaaaactaatattgacgcaaaataagttactcccttttacaatagataacctttcctttagagaatgggagaaaaaagggatcaaaagaatagaaaattgtttttcaggaaatagattattatcctttgaacaaatgaaagaaaaatacaatataactcaagatacagtgctggcatatttccaattgagatcctacttgaaggacaaattaggaagcagtctgagtttaagtaactttgaatatgtgattacagatacaatgataatcaaaagatttataacaaatatgtatattaaactgcaagaaaaggagaatgaggaaacaaatggtaaaactaaacaaaaatgggaacaagatttaaatataaagataaaaaaggaaacatgggagaagttacgttctggaacgatgagaaatacaataaatacgaggttacgtatgatacaatataactggatacacaggctatacattacacctcaaaagttaaataaatgggacccaacagtatctgatagatgtttttgatgtaaaaaagaaatgggaacaacaattcatgcaatctggacatgtgagaaagtagaaaaattttgggaagatctaaaccaaatattaaataaaattacagaaaacaatataccaaagaatccagagatcttcctcctaagtaacataaaaaacaaagaatttggaattgatttggatggtgcacaaaaaagatttgttaagatagctctagccgtagcaaaaaaatgtattatgtcaacctggaaatcggaagataatttgaaaatacaacaatggtatatagaaatgaataaatgtattccattagaaaaaaataacatatagtttaagaaataatattgaaatatttgaacaaatatgggagccttacatgaaacacaatagcgtaaacctaccggggacattcactacctaaattaacgaaaggagaggaaatgaaaagaattgactcagtggaatttcttgtttatttttattgaatgacaacattgtttgactggtttaatgtatcctagattttgtactttaaatggacgggaggggggaggtagggagggtgggatgggaggagggaaggggggggagaaaatggcactgtatatatttgaaaaggaaaaagtatgtatcatggttaatgtggtttatggtgtgaaaaattaaaaaattttaaaaaaaagacggtAGGGATCGTCACGGTCTATGTGTAAGCTCAAAATCCAGTGGTAGAAGGTGTGCCATCAGGTTACTGTCATTAACAACTTTGCTCCCTCCTAGAATGGCGAATGTTAAAAAACCGGAGGTTTCTAGGATCAATAACAGAACAGAACATTAGAACAAAATCCAAACCTGTTATCCAGGAACTAAAATCCAGGTAACTCATTGAAAAAAGAAACTAATTTTAAATAGCACCCTTAACATCTTCAGCAAATGTTCAATTTATTGCATATCATATGTATGGCAATACTATAAAGCATATTACAAGAATAAGAAGTGTTCTCTTCCAGGAGATATTGATGCAGTTTTCCCAATGTTCCAATCATTACACTTTCACACTTTAAATTTGCCTCATTCGATGTTACACAAATCGTCATAAATTTTACATTGATCCCAGTGTTCCGGAGGACAAAAGCGGGGCTCCAGTGTGTCGGAGGAAGGGCGGGGACCTGGTGTGTTGGGGGAGGGGAACAGGGCCCTGGTGTTATGAAGGGAGGGTGAGGTCCCGGTGTGGCCTAGGGAGGGGAGCGGGATCCTAGTTTGACAATGAGAGGGAGGGACCCAATGTGGCCTGGGGAGGGGAGCAGATCCAGGTGTGTTGGAGGGAGGGCAGGGTCCCAGTTTGGCCTGGGGAGGGGAGTAAGATCCAGGTGTGTCGGAAGTAGAGCAGGGTCCTGGTGTGTCGGGGAGGGAAGTGGAGACATGGTGAGACAGGGAAGGCAGGGTCCTGGTGTGGCCTGGAAAGAGGACCGGGACCTTGGTGTGTCAGAGGGAGTACAGAAGCAGGGTCCCGGTGGGTCAGAACCGAGCAGAATCAGAACAGAAACGAGTCAGAACCACTGATATATATAAGGGAATGCGGGAATTAGCTCTTGGTGATCTTGACACCAAACTATCAGCATTTCCAAACAATCAGATGGCAGATTATTGACCTTTATACAAATCATAAAGAAAACAGAAAAGACCAATTCACTTTGTCAGttctttcctctttctctttGCCCATAACCTGAAAGTGTGCAGAGACCCATTCGTGTTCATATGAAGGCTTTGCACAATTTGGCTGCGGTTCACTTAGTTTTTGTACCGAGATTATAactggcagaaaaaaaaatcaaatcaaaaaCCAGCACTGCATAATCACTCAAGCCAGCCTGGTATTTTATTaagaagtaaatcacgaaaatctgtagaaacTGTAGTTGAAATaaagaccttgatgaaggcctcaagcccaaaacgttggttttgTAATTTTACCTTTCCTATATAAAGGACtctctttgaccagctgagtttctccagctttgtgtttttactttgtatTTTATTCACCAGCACTGTGTCCCCAGCAAGATGCTCAGAGTCTCTTGTATCAGAAATAGAAAGGTAAGGTTTAATTCATGTTTCTTCAGGTTAGAAGTTGTGAGGTGACCTGCACCCTATTGGTGTCTCTAGTCCTGATCTTGGATACTGTCTGTGTGGatgttgcacattctccctgtgtcaccTCAAAGCAGGCCAGCTTCCTCCCACAAGGCTTATgggttggtaggttcattggtaGCAATAAATTGCTCCTGCTTTATATGTGAGCGGTAGAATCTGAGAAGAATGTGGGGGAGAGCAAATGGAACACGTGGGATTTGTGCAGATGGGTGgtcaatggtcagcacagactcgtgggctgaagggcctgtttccttgctttgTGACTCTGccagattcccattttaaatttaaatttagacataccgcacagtaataggccctttcggccaACTAGCTCATGCCACCCAACATGGAAGGCTCCatcttgatgcaatcacaaagaaggctatactttgtgaggtgtctgagaagattcagcCTGTCGCCGAAGacttttgtaaacttctacagatgtactgtggagagcattctgcttggttgcatcactgcctgatatggaggcaccaactctcaggacaagaataaacaccagagagttgttaacttgtcctgcagcatcacaggccccagaccactccatcgagggcatctacatgagatgatgtcttaaaaaagcagcctctatcctcaaggacccccaccacccaggccacgccctctgctaccatcaggaaaaaggtccatgagcctaaagacaaacactcaatggtacaaggacggcttcttcccctctgccgtcagattcccgaataatcaatgaaccaaagacactgccttaatttttgtgccctattatttttttaataattatgctgtaagatggttataatatgaatgtttgcactatcatATGGCCACAAAACtgaatgttcatggcaataaattctgattctgattacacccaattggcctacaaccctggtacattttgaatggtgggaggaaaccagaacacccggaggaaacccacacagacatgaggagaatgtgcagacaccttacagacagcacaggattcgaaccccagtaacTGGCACTACAatgcaagaacataagaaatagcagcaggagtaggctatctggcctgtcaagcctgcttcgccattcaatacaatcatggctgatctgatgataggctctcCTCCACCTACCCCATAtaccttaattcccttactatgtaaaattctacccaactttgtcttaaatatatttactgaggtcgccctcc
It encodes the following:
- the pih1d1 gene encoding PIH1 domain-containing protein 1 isoform X1 — its product is MALKTDASLLSAEVQEEDTLYEQLLLQAEKEMRSKFPTPQESKQIRPQPGFCVKTRTKSNEKVFVNVCKSDQIPPPPDLSEEDLVTLLESEDPSGYRIPMSLGEPHAEVDNSGNGCTAYDLVINSKFYNKIQNNKIFMEFFMIIGFEGLENKYNLELSREWRMLKNRRFLGSITEQNIRTKSKPVIQELKSSTVSPARCSESLVSEIESTCLEPEYRIMAEPPDEHPSFLVAEVSLPEVDSARSLLLDLGEDRIVLWARPDLYHLDIYIPYNIIPEESGSQFNKNSRVLTITMPVQPA
- the pih1d1 gene encoding PIH1 domain-containing protein 1 isoform X2, whose amino-acid sequence is MALKTDASLLSAEVQEEDTLYEQLLLQAEKEMRSKFPTPQESKQIRPQPGFCVKTRTKSNEKVFVNVCKSDQIPPPPDLSEEDLVTLLESEDPSGYRIPMSLGEPHAEVDNSGNGCTAYDLVINSKFYNKIQNNKIFMEFFMIIGFEGLENKYNLELSREWRMLKNRRFLGSITEQNIRTKSKPVIQELKSSTCLEPEYRIMAEPPDEHPSFLVAEVSLPEVDSARSLLLDLGEDRIVLWARPDLYHLDIYIPYNIIPEESGSQFNKNSRVLTITMPVQPA